The Kocuria sp. TGY1127_2 genome includes a window with the following:
- a CDS encoding N-acetylmuramoyl-L-alanine amidase, translating into MAAIQVSSPNFTEGREGTSVDRIVIHYIVGTLAAADATFADPNSGVSAHYGIGEGEIHQFVDEADTAWHAGDWNFNLRSIGIEHSADPNRAPTQDTYNQSINLCATICRTYGLDPQSQIVPHSFVVSTDCPGTVDIQAIRDGVSAIL; encoded by the coding sequence ATGGCAGCCATTCAGGTCAGCTCGCCGAATTTCACCGAAGGCCGGGAAGGCACCTCGGTGGATCGCATCGTCATCCACTACATCGTGGGGACCCTTGCGGCAGCGGACGCAACGTTCGCCGACCCCAACTCGGGCGTCAGCGCCCACTATGGCATCGGCGAAGGCGAGATCCATCAATTCGTCGACGAAGCGGACACCGCCTGGCACGCCGGGGATTGGAATTTCAATCTTCGCAGCATCGGCATCGAGCACTCGGCCGACCCCAACCGCGCGCCCACACAAGACACCTACAACCAGTCGATCAATCTCTGTGCAACCATCTGCCGCACCTACGGGCTCGATCCCCAGTCGCAGATCGTTCCCCATAGCTTCGTCGTCTCCACCGACTGCCCCGGCACCGTGGACATCCAGGCGATTCGCGACGGCGTCTCGGCCATCTTGTAA
- a CDS encoding helix-turn-helix domain-containing protein → MTKNEKILAELELHVEGSVETYVDRVLELQDYRDGLVHVEDIRATARESFAALIDQIFTDAPESAGLLVDTARELVMRRRGQGVHLDPLLTAVRLDFTVLWELLKRLCQPHDTEVLVDLAEPLWRAVEDYANGVYRAYLEQSEREVREESVLRQEYLTQALSRDGGAEAMRQASRMVGFDVGEPLVLCVAVGEVGRELRGVLSTALRSALPVHLVNFEGYAVLIFPARLDDVRDRVSRVPCAVLDNLVGLEGVRSKLRLAQRIAEVVAVDDAGAVTPERAWPRVARHGLESIGLDLAEQIEAGLRRARRGEAARIAMTVRQYLSSGSVAEAAVAIPCHRNTVQNHLNRFRELTGIDPGIPEQAAQLVIAWG, encoded by the coding sequence ATGACCAAAAATGAGAAGATCTTGGCCGAGCTGGAACTCCATGTGGAGGGCAGCGTCGAGACGTATGTCGATCGTGTCCTGGAATTACAGGATTATCGGGACGGTCTGGTTCACGTCGAAGACATACGGGCTACGGCGCGCGAAAGCTTTGCGGCCTTGATTGATCAGATCTTTACGGATGCTCCTGAGAGCGCCGGGCTGCTTGTGGATACGGCGCGCGAACTCGTGATGCGTCGTCGTGGCCAGGGCGTGCATCTAGATCCGCTTCTGACGGCGGTACGCCTGGACTTCACGGTGCTGTGGGAACTTCTCAAGAGGCTTTGCCAGCCTCACGACACTGAAGTTCTGGTGGATCTGGCCGAGCCCTTGTGGCGAGCCGTTGAAGATTACGCCAACGGTGTCTACCGCGCATACCTTGAACAGAGCGAGCGGGAGGTCAGGGAGGAATCGGTTTTGCGTCAGGAATACCTGACGCAGGCACTCAGTCGGGATGGTGGGGCCGAAGCCATGCGGCAGGCCTCGCGCATGGTCGGATTCGACGTCGGAGAGCCGCTGGTTCTGTGCGTCGCGGTGGGTGAGGTCGGCCGCGAACTCCGTGGAGTCCTGTCCACCGCGCTTCGGTCGGCGCTGCCGGTTCACCTGGTGAATTTCGAGGGCTATGCGGTTCTGATTTTCCCTGCTCGTCTCGACGACGTCCGTGACAGGGTGTCACGAGTGCCTTGTGCCGTGCTGGATAATCTGGTGGGACTGGAAGGGGTCCGCTCCAAGCTTCGTCTGGCCCAGCGCATCGCGGAAGTCGTGGCCGTGGACGACGCTGGCGCCGTCACGCCGGAGCGTGCGTGGCCTCGCGTTGCTCGGCACGGCCTCGAGAGTATAGGCCTCGATCTGGCTGAGCAGATCGAGGCAGGGTTGCGCCGAGCACGACGGGGCGAGGCGGCACGCATTGCGATGACGGTGCGTCAGTACCTTTCATCGGGCTCGGTTGCGGAGGCGGCCGTAGCGATTCCGTGCCATCGCAATACGGTTCAGAATCATCTCAACCGGTTTCGTGAACTGACCGGAATCGACCCCGGAATTCCGGAGCAGGCCGCACAGTTGGTCATCGCTTGGGGCTGA
- a CDS encoding MFS transporter yields the protein MSTPQNVESLPLKDEGEFSTTLSEKEARKVTFGALIGTALEWYDFFLFNTAAALVFNVQFFTNDDPVAATLSSFATLAVGFLARPLGGMIFGSLGDKVGRRTVMLITVTGIGIATAIIGLLPTYMTIGVFAPVLLVVLRFLQGIFVGGEWSGAMTIAIENAPPESKAKLSAIPQIGSPIGTILASGGFFLVSTFLSQDNFDSFGWRIPFLVAIPLLLLAVVMRRRLDESPAFREIKDSGRAENAPLRTVWKNSWLQIFVGAGAAFLGVGGFYLITTFVVSYGKQQLGLSPSLLLFGSIFAAAVEIVVLITGGNLGSRFGASKVIIWGGVASILLAFPTFLLVQTRQPILVVLGMTLGVAALSYPYATSGAVLSALFPLTTRLSGMAMAQNLSGVASGFVPLIATAVVAMAGNAWWPAAVLLIVISAISAVCGAWAPRLSQKITGYLH from the coding sequence ATGAGTACCCCTCAGAACGTAGAGAGTCTTCCTCTGAAGGACGAAGGGGAATTCTCGACGACGCTCTCCGAGAAAGAGGCACGAAAAGTCACCTTCGGTGCCCTGATCGGCACGGCCCTCGAATGGTACGACTTCTTTCTGTTCAACACGGCAGCCGCCCTGGTCTTCAACGTGCAGTTTTTCACCAACGATGACCCGGTGGCCGCTACCCTGAGTTCTTTCGCCACCTTGGCCGTCGGATTCCTGGCACGGCCGTTAGGCGGCATGATCTTCGGTTCGCTCGGGGACAAGGTCGGACGCCGGACCGTCATGCTGATCACCGTGACCGGAATCGGGATCGCGACGGCGATCATCGGCCTCCTGCCCACGTACATGACCATCGGGGTTTTCGCTCCCGTGCTCCTGGTCGTCTTGAGGTTCCTCCAGGGAATCTTCGTCGGCGGCGAGTGGTCCGGGGCCATGACCATCGCGATCGAAAACGCCCCTCCGGAGAGCAAAGCCAAACTCTCCGCGATCCCGCAGATCGGTTCGCCCATCGGGACCATTCTGGCCTCGGGCGGATTCTTTCTCGTCTCGACGTTCCTGAGCCAGGACAACTTCGATTCTTTCGGATGGCGCATCCCCTTCCTCGTGGCCATTCCTTTGCTTCTGCTCGCGGTCGTGATGCGGCGACGACTGGACGAATCCCCCGCGTTCCGCGAGATCAAGGATTCCGGAAGGGCTGAAAACGCCCCGTTGAGAACCGTCTGGAAGAACTCCTGGCTTCAGATCTTCGTCGGTGCAGGTGCGGCCTTCCTCGGTGTAGGCGGCTTCTACCTGATCACGACCTTCGTGGTCTCCTACGGCAAGCAACAGCTTGGTCTCTCACCCAGCTTGTTGCTCTTCGGCTCGATTTTCGCCGCGGCGGTGGAAATCGTCGTCCTGATCACCGGCGGAAATCTCGGCTCCCGGTTCGGCGCGAGCAAGGTGATCATTTGGGGCGGAGTCGCCTCGATCCTTCTCGCATTCCCGACCTTCCTGCTGGTGCAAACCCGGCAACCCATCCTTGTGGTCCTCGGCATGACGTTGGGAGTGGCCGCACTGTCCTACCCGTACGCAACGTCGGGAGCGGTTCTCAGCGCGTTGTTCCCGCTGACCACCCGTTTGTCGGGCATGGCAATGGCACAGAATCTCTCCGGGGTGGCTTCCGGCTTCGTACCCCTGATCGCTACAGCGGTGGTCGCCATGGCCGGTAACGCTTGGTGGCCCGCGGCAGTGTTGCTCATCGTCATTTCCGCCATTTCGGCAGTGTGCGGCGCTTGGGCTCCTCGGCTGAGCCAGAAAATCACCGGCTACCTCCACTAA
- a CDS encoding M20 family metallo-hydrolase, which translates to MSPQPSLTVHDLTDDRFLADFRSMSAHGATPAGGVHREAGTQADTANRHWFHGLLEGYGATVVYDEIGNQFGLWELNPGQPYVLVGSHLDSQPFGGRFDGAYGVLCGAHACARLSLQVHAGDVAPPRHNVAVVNWFNEEGSRFKPSMMGSSVFTGKSSAEEMLAVEDGEGVTVRETLEAMELPNRGKLPLSQFRSYAEIHIEQGKDMDEQGYTIGVVEKTWGARKYVLKVHGFQSHTGSTLLEDRQDALYGAALIITRIRQIGEKYTSPQSPLVTSCGQLNVIPNSPVVVAQGAELLVDLRCGLESILQEADQEFREALREIEDLAHVEIELQGSHAWQEQAYTPEGITLAESIARQLDLPVVRTQTRAGHDSTNVKDVLPTVMLFVPSYKGISHNELEFTEDEDMVAGLRMFAETLRTMATSPLESGVEKGDSVA; encoded by the coding sequence ATGTCACCGCAACCTTCCCTCACCGTTCACGACCTGACCGACGACCGCTTTCTGGCGGACTTCCGTTCCATGAGCGCGCACGGGGCCACGCCCGCCGGTGGTGTGCACCGTGAAGCCGGGACGCAGGCCGACACCGCAAATCGCCATTGGTTCCACGGCTTGCTGGAGGGGTACGGCGCAACCGTCGTGTACGACGAAATCGGTAATCAATTCGGTTTGTGGGAGCTCAATCCCGGCCAGCCTTACGTGCTCGTAGGATCCCACCTTGATTCCCAGCCCTTCGGCGGCCGTTTCGATGGTGCGTACGGGGTCCTCTGCGGAGCCCACGCGTGCGCCAGGCTGTCTCTCCAGGTACATGCGGGCGACGTCGCCCCGCCACGGCACAACGTAGCCGTCGTGAACTGGTTCAACGAGGAAGGCAGCCGATTCAAACCATCCATGATGGGTAGCTCCGTCTTCACCGGAAAGAGCTCTGCGGAAGAGATGCTCGCGGTCGAAGACGGAGAAGGAGTCACAGTACGCGAGACCCTTGAGGCGATGGAATTGCCGAATCGCGGGAAACTCCCCTTGTCACAGTTCCGGAGTTATGCCGAGATCCACATCGAACAGGGCAAGGACATGGACGAGCAGGGCTACACCATCGGCGTGGTCGAGAAGACGTGGGGTGCCCGCAAGTACGTATTGAAGGTACATGGGTTCCAGTCCCACACCGGATCCACACTATTGGAAGACCGGCAGGATGCTCTCTACGGCGCGGCACTGATCATTACCCGCATCCGGCAGATAGGGGAGAAATACACGAGCCCCCAGAGCCCCCTCGTGACGTCGTGCGGTCAGTTGAACGTCATTCCCAACTCCCCGGTCGTTGTCGCGCAGGGAGCCGAACTTTTGGTGGACCTGAGGTGCGGGCTGGAGTCAATCCTTCAGGAAGCCGACCAAGAATTCCGAGAAGCCCTTCGCGAGATCGAAGATCTTGCCCACGTCGAGATCGAATTGCAGGGTTCGCATGCATGGCAGGAACAGGCGTACACGCCCGAAGGCATAACTCTTGCCGAGTCCATCGCCCGTCAGCTCGACCTTCCCGTAGTCCGCACTCAGACTAGGGCCGGCCACGACTCGACGAACGTCAAGGACGTGCTTCCGACCGTCATGCTTTTTGTCCCTTCGTACAAGGGCATTTCCCACAATGAACTCGAATTCACGGAGGACGAGGACATGGTTGCGGGTCTGCGAATGTTTGCCGAAACCCTCAGGACCATGGCGACCTCCCCACTCGAAAGCGGTGTCGAGAAAGGTGATTCAGTCGCATGA